In the Malaya genurostris strain Urasoe2022 chromosome 1, Malgen_1.1, whole genome shotgun sequence genome, one interval contains:
- the LOC131426095 gene encoding uncharacterized protein LOC131426095, producing the protein MAVLFRPWRFLVVVLVAAVVLICLISGANGFRLRDYGEDDDQRIAPAVSKRKIQTRASIIAEIARKQSVLDGDGDDDDDDEDDDDDEDDDDEADKKKVVEKEYKFEKVRRSYRTSATDEKKRGLTGSFESDDSDRFKRTKSETVKAVKDDDDGDDDDDDEDGDDDDEKEEKSIFNLFGLLSSKKSDETRKDKSKDQPAKVKDDDDDKAEDDKKESAGLFDWFSSSSYEKLDKKQADRANPEEDDDDNNKDDSAEKSEGFFAWLKDLADWEEDDDVAHDTKRATEQEDKEKENPLINLVSSFLTTETEETSEEIKIRPVGSKYEDDTSAEKSPALKPQSKKPKDSKIVQLMNSSPLNSLFSSGELPAEAAIETDPKKVRKLKQTPSKVVKQRIEISPEDFESLLLRIPSFVPDYARLKNTECRRQGQIFQRQLRGKRLWALQMIDASAKLTSGLLRGNANQLGDFDLCTGIATKIKVKQEEQVRMRGKYCLAHIDVVAEDDDLKLPVHLLQGRGFIKSTLNDPDHFLPRFTTLNWGICLPAACSHEDAGSIVKHFVKPYNTTGIKLFLEIEEGNCHVRQTTNWPKLFKDNWQLVAALGFYTFVLVITVVASLNDYGFIKIEPTGGSSASGDDTNLLHQILMSFSLKRSLRQLVGSEDETLAEKQPVGCLSGIRALATVVLFCGLRLIPMGFQPFTNRNEFTESFNSPWSVLLRVLMLYADVYLVVSGFLAAYHMVAEFQQKQKVAWFRRIVGRYLRLTLPLIPVLIFYSWIWEHLGNGPQWGDVVVKNANLCKFNFWNNIFFIQNWYPVEEACAPHTFQLATEMQLSILAPFLLVVLSRSPFYGVAAFVVLNGISTAIRFVATTEDRLSPYIYHGIRLTQIYRSVNLSFSETLHRATPYLAGFGLGYLLRETDLRKHDRGINWSGWIGMAIAVGWCYGFVLDIAEKNFQYDLADAAQYAALAPLSWSLGICWIIYFCVTNGDSLLNRILSCRLMVFLSKISYSVSLIQFLVFFYFAGTTRGSEVFSMSGFINRTEICILLMGSTALALLYDLPIQNIKTILDRSGIFDRMEKKDTSVVNLTPPEKETVVQNGTSATEKTVEQNGITGQKDAQTTSKDEVVEEEPFVSPFDNRDEDEPVRPVWRRKTSEPSEVKSSSPTRSFWDDIEESDAPKSAFKAPSPARSPGRLAVEEVEEEEESAELEAEEEEEEDEEEEEDDEEIDEEKEVIRRPAEDQSKSKSPAPKTPSPEPPAVVTPPTSSYSPPPRRRQWRTWDD; encoded by the exons ATGGCCGTCCTGTTTCGACCGTGGCGGTTCCTAGTGGTGGTGCTTGTTGCTGCTGTCGTACTGATTTGCTTAATTTCCGGTGCCAACGGGTTCCGATTGCGTGATTACGGTGAAGACGATGACCAGCGGATAGCTCCGGCGGTGTCTAAAAGGAAAATTCAGACCCGGGCTTCTATCATTGCGGAAATAGCACGGAAACAAAGCGTGCTGGACGGGgacggtgatgatgatgatgatgatgaagacgatgacgatgatgaggATGACGATGACGAAGCCGATAAGAAAAAAGTAGTCGAGAAAGAATATAAGTTCGAAAAAGTGCGTAGAAGTTACAGAACTTCGGCGACGGATGAGAAAAAAAGAGGACTTACCGGTAGCTTTGAGTCAGATGATAGCGACAGGTTCAAGAGGACGAAATCGGAAACTGTTAAAGCGGTGAAGGATGACGATgatggcgacgacgacgacgacgacgaagacggtgatgatgatgatgagaaAGAAGAGAAGTCAATATTCAATTTGTTTGGCCTACTCAGCTCGAAAAAATCAGACGAAACACGGAAGGACAAATCGAAAGATCAACCAGCAAAGGTTaaggatgacgacgacgacaaggCAGAAGACGATAAAAAAGAAAGTGCAGGACTATTTGATTGGTTTTCAAGTTCATCGTATGAAAAATTGGATAAGAAACAAGCTGATCGGGCAAACCCGGAGGAAGACGACGATGATAACAACAAAGACGACAGCGCCGAAAAATCCGAAGGATTCTTTGCGTGGTTGAAAGATTTGGCGGATTGGGAAGAGGACGACGACGTGGCTCACGACACTAAGCGTGCCACTGAGCAAGAAGATAAGGAAAAGGAAAATCCACTGATTAATCTAGTGAGCAGTTTTCTAACCACGGAAACGGAGGAAACCAGTGAGGAAATCAAAATTCGTCCAGTTGGTTCCAAATATGAAGATGACACCAGCGCCGAAAAGAGTCCGGCTCTGAAACCGCAATCCAAGAAACCCAAagattcgaaaattgttcaactgATGAACAGCAGTCCGTTGAATTCCCTGTTCAGTTCCGGCGAACTACCGGCAGAAGCGGCCATCGAAACCGACCCGAAAAAGGTGAGGAAACTTAAGCAGACCCCTTCGAAAGTGGTCAAACAACGTATCGAAATCTCCCCGGAAGATTTCGAATCACTGCTGCTTCGAATTCCTTCCTTCGTTCCGGATTACGCACGCCTCAAGAACACCGAATGTCGTCGCCAAGGGCAGATCTTTCAACGTCAGCTGCGCGGAAAACGTCTGTGGGCACTGCAAATGATTGACGCCAGTGCCAAGCTGACTTCCGGACTGTTGCGTGGCAACGCCAATCAACTGGGTGACTTTGATTTGTGCACGGGAATTGCGACCAAGATCAAAGTCAAACAAGAGGAACAGGTGCGAATGCGAGGTAAATACTGTCTGGCCCATATCGACGTGGTGGCCGAGGACGACGATCTGAAGCTGCCGGTGCATTTGCTGCAGGGTCGAGGTTTCATCAAGAGCACCTTAAACGAT cCGGACCACTTCCTGCCACGGTTCACAACGCTGAATTGGGGAATTTGTCTACCGGCAGCCTGCAGCCACGAGGATGCCGGAAGTATTGTGAAGCACTTCGTTAAACCGTACAACACAACCGGAATCAAATTGTTTCTGGAAATCGAAGAAGGCAACTGTCACGTGCGACAAACCACTAACTGGCCAAAACTGTTCAAAGATAACTGGCAGCTGGTCGCCGCACT AGGATTCTACACCTTTGTATTGGTAATCACCGTGGTCGCATCGTTGAACGACTATGGCTTCATCAAAATCGAACCAACCGGCGGTTCTTCAGCATCCGGCGACGACACGAACCTGCTTCATCAAATCTTGATGTCATTCTCGCTGAAAAGAAGCCTTCGACAGCTGGTAGGCAGCGAGGACGAAACCCTGGCCGAGAAGCAACCGGTCGGTTGTCTTTCCGGAATACGGGCGCTGGCTACGGTGGTTTTGTTCTGTGGCCTTCGGCTGATTCCGATGGGTTTTCAACCGTTCACCAACCGGAATGAGTTTACCGAAAGTTTCAACTCTCCCTGGAGCGTCCTGCTGCGGGTGTTGATGCTCTATGCCGACGTTTACCTGGTGGTCAGTGGATTCCTGGCCGCTTACCACATGGTGGCCGAGTTCCAGCAGAAGCAGAAGGTGGCCTGGTTTAGGAGAATTGTTGGGCGCTATTTAAG ACTGACGCTTCCGTTGATACCGGTGCTGATCTTTTACTCCTGGATTTGGGAACATCTGGGAAATGGACCGCAGTGGGGTGACGTCGTCGTCAAGAATGCCAATCTGTGTAAGTTCAACTTCTGGAATAACATATTTTTCATCCAAAATTGGTATCCGGTCGAAGAAGCG TGCGCTCCTCATACCTTCCAGCTGGCAACCGAAATGCAACTTTCCATCCTTGCACCGTTCCTGTTGGTGGTGCTGAGTAGAAGTCCCTTCTACGGAGTCGCTGCCTTCGTAGTTCTGAACGGTATTTCCACGGCGATACGATTTGTAGCCACGACGGAAGATCGTCTGTCACCGTACATTTACCACGGAATTCGTCTTACCCAAATCTATCGGTCCGTCAATTTGAGCTTCTCCGAGACGCTTCACAGAGCCACTCCCTATCTGGCTGGGTTCGGTTTAGGTTATTTGCTACGTGAAACGGACCTTCGGAAGCACGACCGAGGAATCAACTGGAGTGGCTGGATCGGTATGGCAATCGCCGTCGGGTGGTGCTACGGATTTGTGCTGGATATAGCCGAGAAAAACTTCCAGTACGATTTGGCAGATGCCGCCCAGTACGCAGCGTTGGCTCCCCTTTCCTGGTCATTGGGCATTTGTTGGATCATTTACTTCTGCGTTACCAACGGTGACAGTCTGTTGAATCGAATTCTCAGCTGCCGGCTGATGGTCTTCCTTAGCAAAATATCCTACTCCGTTTCGCTCATTCAATTCTTGGTGTTTTTCTACTTTGCCGGAACAACTCGCGGTAGCGAAGTTTTCAGTATGTCCGGTTTCATAAACCGAACGGAAATCTGCATTCTTCTGATGGGATCCACCGCTCTAGCGCTACTGTACGACCTACCGATTCAGAACATCAAAACGATTCTCGATCGTTCCGGAATATTTGATCGGATGGAAAAGAAAGACACTTCGGTGGTGAATTTGACGCCGCCGGAAAAGGAAACAGTGGTCCAGAACGGTACCTCGGCAACGGAGAAAACAGTAGAACAAAATGGTATCACGGGACAAAAAGACGCTCAGACGACCAGCAAAGATGAAGTGGTAGAGGAAGAACCATTCGTAAGTCCCTTCGATAACCGAGATGAGGATGAACCTGTGCGACCGGTTTGGAGAAGAAAAACGTCAGAACCGTCAGAAGTAAAATCATCATCACCCACCAGATCATTCTGGGATGACATCGAGGAAAG TGACGCCCCGAAATCCGCCTTCAAGGCACCTTCGCCAGCTCGTTCACCTGGACGACTAGCCGTAGAGGAGGTTGAAGAGGAAGAGGAAAGTGCCGAATTGGAAGCAGAAGAAGAAGAGGAAGAGGACGAGGAAGAAGAGGAAGACGACGAAGAAATCGATGAAGAAAAGGAAGTCATCAGGCGACCAGCGGAAGATCAATCGAAATCCAAATCACCTGCCCCGAAAACTCCATCTCCGGAGCCACCAGCGGTAGTCACGCCACCGACCAGTTCCTATAGTCCGCCTCCAAGACGTCGACAGTGGCGAACCTGGGATGACTGA